From Streptomyces sp. NBC_00878, the proteins below share one genomic window:
- a CDS encoding TniQ family protein, which yields MADRAGVWGPRLRLRVPVPRLAGESTGSFVNRLAHAHELELGDLLDRVGTGLQPVNPRLPALAELYVNRAALDHLAVLSGRTPHRLQLALTNLQDHFLLPGDDPARWQWPFEVREGHVVRCCDLCALARGVREAAWLVWPDPWRVCLRHRRFTDDHRGQDPHVVRLEGLPEVVRAHADRVRLEGRFGAAGAELFADGFQIVSRWWERAPDVWSWTQRAWRAELEARELRTGPLVVYPEAVQLAREMLRYEQCGERTHAARGVWMEEVQQLTAGWGLEDVDGWGELAQWLDHHAQPAAATFADGAAGARRRRRRVLAVGHSRLAEPSSSLRERSCMV from the coding sequence ATGGCAGACAGGGCCGGCGTATGGGGACCGCGCCTGCGGCTGCGGGTCCCAGTGCCGCGCCTGGCCGGCGAGTCGACCGGCTCGTTCGTTAATCGTCTGGCGCACGCCCACGAGTTGGAGCTCGGAGATCTTTTGGACCGGGTGGGTACAGGCCTCCAACCGGTCAATCCCCGTCTGCCGGCCCTGGCGGAGCTGTATGTCAACCGGGCGGCACTGGATCATCTGGCGGTGCTGTCCGGCCGGACGCCGCACCGGTTGCAGCTGGCCCTGACCAACCTCCAGGACCATTTCCTGCTGCCGGGAGATGATCCTGCGCGCTGGCAGTGGCCGTTCGAGGTGCGAGAGGGGCATGTGGTGCGCTGCTGCGACCTGTGTGCCCTTGCCCGGGGCGTGCGTGAGGCGGCGTGGCTGGTGTGGCCGGACCCGTGGCGGGTGTGCCTGCGGCACCGGCGATTCACGGACGACCACCGCGGCCAGGATCCGCACGTGGTGCGGCTGGAGGGGCTGCCGGAGGTGGTGCGTGCGCACGCCGATCGGGTGCGGCTGGAGGGCCGCTTCGGTGCGGCGGGCGCGGAGCTGTTCGCCGACGGCTTCCAGATTGTGTCGCGCTGGTGGGAACGTGCTCCGGATGTGTGGAGCTGGACGCAGCGGGCCTGGAGGGCGGAGCTGGAGGCGCGGGAGCTGCGCACCGGCCCATTGGTGGTCTATCCGGAGGCCGTACAGCTGGCACGGGAGATGCTGCGCTACGAGCAGTGTGGTGAGCGCACGCATGCGGCGCGGGGGGTGTGGATGGAGGAAGTGCAGCAGCTGACGGCTGGCTGGGGACTGGAGGACGTGGACGGCTGGGGCGAGCTGGCGCAGTGGCTGGATCACCATGCTCAGCCCGCTGCGGCCACGTTCGCCGACGGGGCCGCTGGTGCCCGTCGGCGCCGTCGGCGGGTGCTGGCCGTGGGGCACAGCCGACTTGCCGAGCCGTCCAGCTCGTTGCGCGAGCGCTCCTGCATGGTGTGA
- a CDS encoding TnsA-like heteromeric transposase endonuclease subunit, giving the protein MREVKAWHLDDEGRLVCVAPEALWGVTLEERQPPTDPVAYHGRQGKLTDWWSATTGTLVVCGSKRRTYVATELDFDSAISRFAGEPVELHWEQGRIRHRWRPDFIALTREGARQAVVLAPHRMGPQWRERLAALREVAAQAGWSVCVRAVPHGVRRENLLLVADYRQPAVCEEPHERALLAAFRRPRPLTEGVTASGVPEYLGRDHVYRLIWRRLLDIDWGRPLLPFSPVWAVGRRR; this is encoded by the coding sequence GTGCGTGAGGTGAAGGCGTGGCATCTCGACGACGAGGGCCGCTTGGTGTGTGTCGCACCCGAGGCACTGTGGGGCGTGACGCTGGAAGAGCGCCAGCCGCCCACAGACCCGGTCGCCTACCACGGCCGGCAGGGCAAGCTCACCGACTGGTGGTCGGCGACGACGGGCACGCTGGTGGTGTGCGGGTCCAAGCGGCGCACCTACGTGGCCACCGAGTTGGACTTCGATTCCGCTATCAGCCGGTTCGCCGGGGAGCCGGTCGAACTGCACTGGGAGCAGGGCCGCATCCGGCACCGGTGGCGGCCGGACTTCATCGCTCTGACGCGCGAGGGGGCGCGGCAGGCAGTGGTGCTCGCACCGCACCGGATGGGCCCGCAGTGGCGCGAACGTCTGGCGGCGCTGCGCGAGGTCGCCGCTCAGGCTGGCTGGAGCGTGTGCGTGCGAGCGGTGCCGCACGGGGTGCGGCGAGAGAATCTGCTGCTGGTGGCGGACTACCGGCAGCCAGCCGTCTGCGAGGAGCCGCATGAGCGGGCCCTGCTGGCGGCGTTCCGGCGGCCGCGTCCGCTGACGGAGGGTGTCACGGCCAGCGGGGTACCTGAGTACCTCGGCCGCGACCATGTGTACCGGCTGATCTGGCGTCGCCTTCTGGACATCGACTGGGGCCGGCCGCTGCTGCCCTTCTCCCCGGTCTGGGCGGTGGGGAGGCGGCGATGA
- a CDS encoding transposase, translating to MMGTVSGWFETDRVRLGDLVRWRGALWEVTAFQGRQISLRPLSGDVAPADTLWREVESAPDFAVLDENGQDVARRRLPALGELLEAATPAEREKALWWHEHMKELHTGLRPGCATARPGYDPDTTTFKQRCQTKSAELAAAGIEFSWRALDDRRRAWKDADENPLVLLYDGRKTRTPDPGGRTDKRVIALMHEITARHARESGGRVNRVYEDVEILIRQRYSRELQDPREAERLLLPRSTFYTRMQELGLTEQLQKTTRRRSRQDSKPQRPYTPSVALRPGQLVQIDTSPLKIKMIGDEGRAISAELTAAIDVASRSCIALMIVPTVTGEGPPGRRIGGRATKAFDLVLLLAQCFAPLPMRPGWDPLTAARNSALPYGQLCAADARFAEAVAARPVIHPRTIVIDQGSPYLSDHFKRVCSFLGISIEYARKDTPTDKPLVEAFFHGFADTCAQYVKGWTGRSFEQRGYGVERQRLFSINQMQAAAEEWVALDYQQQPHEGLRSLLYPGMVLSPNQMYDLLVASYGYRPRQLTAEDNRKLLVPAWVTVTDKGVQIDNRTYRSLDGRLRDLEGLDSGIAHKNGRWEARYNPYYPDVAWLYDHRLGGRWIPVEFLYRHMLADLPWTHYHWQDAAEEWALGGGSREDEVAITLAVKERHRRTRRGPTARQAAEPRLPFRGVIRPETGDTADSAAPVTPLDPDTVPAAPSLPVPARDVDNGRYTLPSFAPAGSEDDPPPAGTTAPA from the coding sequence ATGATGGGCACGGTGTCGGGCTGGTTCGAGACCGACCGGGTCCGCCTGGGGGATCTGGTGCGCTGGCGCGGTGCCCTGTGGGAGGTCACTGCCTTCCAGGGGCGGCAGATCAGCCTGCGGCCGCTGTCGGGCGATGTGGCGCCGGCGGACACCCTGTGGCGGGAGGTCGAAAGCGCCCCGGACTTCGCCGTCCTCGATGAGAACGGGCAGGACGTCGCCCGCAGGCGGCTGCCTGCGCTGGGCGAGCTGCTGGAAGCCGCCACCCCCGCAGAGCGGGAAAAGGCCCTGTGGTGGCACGAGCACATGAAGGAACTCCACACCGGGCTGCGGCCCGGCTGCGCGACGGCCCGGCCCGGCTACGACCCGGACACCACCACCTTCAAGCAGCGCTGCCAGACCAAGTCGGCCGAACTCGCCGCCGCCGGAATCGAGTTCAGCTGGCGGGCCCTGGACGACCGGCGCCGCGCCTGGAAGGACGCCGACGAGAACCCGCTGGTGCTGCTGTACGACGGCCGCAAGACCCGCACCCCTGACCCGGGCGGCCGCACCGACAAGCGGGTCATCGCGCTGATGCACGAGATCACCGCCCGCCACGCCCGCGAGTCCGGCGGCCGGGTCAACCGCGTATATGAGGATGTGGAAATCCTCATCCGTCAGCGCTACAGCCGGGAGTTGCAGGATCCCCGGGAGGCGGAGCGGCTGCTGCTGCCCCGCTCGACGTTCTACACCCGGATGCAGGAACTCGGACTGACCGAGCAGCTCCAGAAGACCACGCGCCGGCGCTCACGCCAGGACAGCAAACCGCAGCGCCCGTACACGCCGTCGGTGGCGCTGCGGCCGGGGCAGCTGGTGCAGATCGACACCTCTCCCCTGAAGATCAAAATGATCGGAGACGAAGGCCGCGCCATCTCGGCCGAGCTGACCGCCGCGATCGATGTCGCCTCCCGCTCCTGCATAGCCCTCATGATCGTTCCCACGGTGACCGGAGAGGGGCCGCCCGGCAGGCGTATCGGCGGCCGCGCCACCAAAGCGTTCGATCTGGTGCTGCTGCTGGCGCAGTGCTTCGCTCCGCTGCCCATGCGGCCCGGCTGGGACCCGCTCACCGCTGCCCGCAACTCGGCCCTGCCCTACGGCCAGCTGTGTGCGGCCGACGCCCGCTTCGCCGAGGCCGTCGCAGCCCGCCCGGTCATCCACCCGCGGACCATCGTCATCGACCAGGGCAGCCCGTATCTGAGCGACCACTTCAAGAGGGTGTGCAGCTTCCTGGGCATCAGCATCGAATACGCCCGCAAGGACACGCCCACCGACAAGCCGCTGGTCGAGGCCTTCTTCCACGGCTTCGCCGACACCTGCGCCCAGTACGTGAAGGGCTGGACAGGCCGCAGCTTCGAGCAGCGCGGCTACGGGGTCGAACGCCAGCGCCTGTTCAGCATCAACCAGATGCAGGCGGCGGCCGAGGAATGGGTGGCGCTCGACTACCAGCAGCAGCCGCACGAGGGGCTGCGCAGCCTCCTGTATCCGGGAATGGTGCTGTCCCCGAACCAGATGTACGACCTGCTCGTGGCGAGCTACGGCTACCGGCCGAGGCAGCTGACGGCCGAGGACAACCGGAAGCTGCTGGTGCCGGCCTGGGTCACGGTCACCGACAAGGGCGTCCAGATCGACAACCGCACCTACCGGTCCCTTGATGGGCGGCTGCGGGACCTGGAGGGCCTCGACTCCGGGATCGCGCACAAGAACGGCCGGTGGGAGGCCCGCTACAACCCCTACTATCCCGACGTCGCCTGGCTGTATGACCACCGGCTGGGCGGCAGGTGGATCCCGGTGGAGTTCCTCTACCGGCACATGCTGGCCGACCTGCCGTGGACGCACTACCACTGGCAGGACGCGGCCGAGGAATGGGCGCTGGGCGGAGGCAGCCGCGAGGACGAGGTGGCCATCACCCTGGCCGTGAAGGAACGCCATCGCCGCACCCGCCGCGGGCCGACCGCCCGGCAGGCGGCCGAGCCCCGCCTGCCGTTCCGCGGTGTGATCCGCCCCGAGACCGGCGACACGGCCGACTCCGCGGCGCCGGTCACGCCGCTGGACCCTGACACCGTTCCCGCCGCCCCCTCGCTGCCCGTTCCGGCCCGGGACGTCGACAACGGCCGCTACACCCTGCCCTCATTTGCCCCGGCCGGCTCCGAGGACGACCCGCCGCCGGCCGGCACCACTGCGCCCGCATGA
- a CDS encoding ATP-binding protein — MKATVPAASDARAEIAHLVRTTPPLPAWIFSWEGWDRYVRTEFTPPDLADCAPADMDVDEDDPRVDYHRHLLMIDTAFLKDCLLQARGTFGVNGNRYEGLLDMVIDGPAGTGKTYLLRLIGRELQRRVEKHFDDRVPVVHITVPHDPENKLNWIWEIASFLALTPEPKNEAEARQLRRIPDLSLPVHTVMERKQTRLLLVDDIQRVLPGQLGPILHYFDYLRTRLGITTIFCGTGATDIVHAARKGCDRRDEALWTAQQRLRPKATAAELRAALAKEQNVRSLLPVTWVDPLPWSDGAEGQAPFLAVLKGYEKNLRMRKLSKDVLTQHAQYLYDRTGGYFLYLSQLICGAAVNAILDGTEDITLEHLQAIRAGREEILPRH; from the coding sequence ATGAAGGCCACCGTGCCAGCCGCATCCGATGCCCGGGCCGAGATCGCCCACCTGGTGCGCACCACGCCGCCCCTGCCCGCCTGGATCTTCTCCTGGGAAGGCTGGGACCGCTATGTGCGCACCGAGTTCACACCGCCCGACCTGGCGGACTGCGCACCCGCGGACATGGACGTCGACGAGGACGACCCGCGAGTGGACTACCACCGCCATCTGCTGATGATCGACACCGCGTTCCTGAAGGACTGTCTGCTGCAGGCCCGAGGCACCTTCGGTGTCAACGGCAACCGGTACGAGGGCCTGCTGGACATGGTGATCGACGGACCGGCCGGCACCGGCAAGACGTACCTGCTGCGGCTCATCGGCCGGGAGCTGCAGCGCAGGGTCGAAAAGCACTTCGACGACCGGGTCCCGGTCGTGCACATCACCGTCCCGCACGACCCGGAGAACAAACTCAACTGGATCTGGGAGATCGCTTCCTTCCTCGCTCTGACCCCCGAGCCTAAGAACGAGGCGGAAGCCCGTCAGCTGCGCCGCATCCCCGACCTGTCCCTGCCCGTGCACACCGTCATGGAGCGCAAGCAGACGCGCCTGCTGCTGGTCGACGACATCCAGCGGGTCTTGCCCGGCCAACTCGGACCGATCCTGCACTACTTCGACTACCTGCGCACCCGGCTGGGCATCACCACCATCTTCTGCGGTACCGGCGCGACCGACATCGTCCATGCCGCCCGCAAAGGCTGCGACCGCCGCGACGAGGCGCTGTGGACCGCCCAACAGCGGCTGCGGCCCAAAGCCACCGCCGCCGAGCTGAGAGCGGCCTTGGCCAAGGAGCAGAACGTGCGCAGCCTGCTGCCGGTCACCTGGGTGGACCCGCTTCCCTGGAGCGACGGTGCCGAGGGCCAGGCCCCCTTCCTGGCCGTGCTCAAGGGTTACGAGAAGAACCTGCGCATGCGCAAGCTGAGCAAGGACGTGCTCACCCAGCACGCCCAGTACCTGTACGACCGGACCGGCGGCTACTTCCTCTACCTGTCCCAGCTCATCTGCGGCGCCGCCGTCAATGCGATCCTCGACGGCACCGAGGACATCACCCTCGAGCACCTTCAGGCCATCCGCGCCGGCCGGGAAGAGATCCTGCCCAGGCACTGA
- a CDS encoding ATP-dependent endonuclease, with protein sequence MAEVLVERFRSCERVRIPLRPEVTVLVGENNAGKSSVIDALRLLTDPLDGRRVRYFEESDVLTTTATQGGPSLQLDVAGIGPRESGAYLEALLPQGAPDSRTGRWQVSWTPPQTGGRRGSTVWAQGAGLPVTGDPPARGGVRHVYLPALRDAERELASAGGDRVRMILRGLLGDDEQVDAFVERIGTELKTVAADPDVVQVSEKINEPLRDLTVGAHPQASELALAEPTFASIARSLRMLLGDVSAEPFPLSASGLGYANTLFIATVMAELDAAAEADLTVLLVEEPEAHLHPQLQTLLLRYLQRRARASRRQPSGDPAEPAGHLQVVVTTHSPILSAAASVQDLVVMARCPGELSDGWQARPLPIPRLGLSPERVRHLDRYLDATKSALLFASRAILVEGISELLLLPALAERVLAADEGADASAKREAFEAVERFFGTTRVIVDGVGFEVYLRVLLAPVDGICLGRRVALITDTDVAPDQPEPPRLQSLRKLPRGWHSPGELHLAAAPRTLEPALWSQNNITALRAAFLLCAPHSQDRWGQVVEATDPALAFGELFVPKTSRTVTGTDGEILKGTEISKGRFAQELADVLADRVVPFTVPEYLAGAIRFITAQDTSTPAVGAP encoded by the coding sequence GTGGCCGAGGTGCTGGTGGAGCGGTTCCGGTCGTGCGAGCGGGTACGGATTCCGCTGCGGCCGGAAGTGACGGTGTTGGTCGGGGAGAACAACGCGGGCAAGTCGTCCGTGATCGACGCGCTCCGGCTGCTCACGGACCCCCTGGACGGGCGGCGCGTGCGATATTTCGAGGAGTCCGATGTCCTCACCACCACGGCCACGCAGGGCGGCCCCAGCCTGCAGCTGGACGTGGCCGGCATCGGCCCGCGGGAAAGCGGCGCGTATCTGGAGGCGCTGCTGCCCCAGGGCGCTCCTGACAGCCGTACCGGCCGGTGGCAGGTGTCCTGGACGCCGCCGCAAACGGGCGGGCGGCGTGGAAGCACCGTCTGGGCGCAGGGCGCGGGCCTTCCGGTCACGGGGGACCCTCCGGCGCGGGGCGGTGTGCGGCATGTCTATCTGCCGGCGCTGCGCGATGCCGAGCGGGAACTGGCCTCGGCGGGCGGGGATCGGGTGCGGATGATCCTTCGCGGGCTGCTGGGCGATGACGAGCAGGTCGATGCCTTCGTGGAACGGATCGGCACCGAGCTGAAGACGGTGGCTGCTGACCCGGACGTGGTCCAGGTCAGCGAGAAGATCAACGAGCCGCTGCGGGATCTGACGGTCGGCGCGCATCCCCAGGCGAGTGAACTGGCTCTGGCCGAGCCGACGTTCGCGTCGATCGCCCGGTCGCTGCGCATGCTGCTGGGTGATGTCTCCGCCGAGCCGTTCCCGTTGTCGGCCTCGGGGCTGGGTTACGCCAACACTCTGTTCATCGCCACGGTGATGGCCGAGCTGGACGCGGCGGCGGAGGCGGATCTGACCGTGCTGCTGGTCGAGGAGCCCGAGGCGCACCTGCATCCGCAGCTGCAGACCCTGCTGCTGCGTTACCTGCAGCGGCGGGCGCGCGCCTCGCGCCGGCAGCCGTCGGGAGACCCGGCTGAGCCGGCCGGGCATCTGCAGGTGGTGGTCACCACTCACTCCCCCATCCTGTCGGCAGCGGCGAGCGTTCAGGACCTGGTGGTTATGGCGCGCTGCCCGGGTGAGTTGTCGGACGGCTGGCAGGCGCGGCCTTTGCCCATTCCCCGACTGGGGTTGAGCCCGGAGCGGGTGCGGCATCTGGACCGCTATCTCGATGCCACCAAGAGTGCTCTGCTGTTCGCGTCGCGGGCGATCCTCGTGGAGGGTATTTCCGAGCTTCTGCTGCTGCCGGCTCTGGCCGAGCGGGTCCTCGCCGCAGACGAGGGCGCCGATGCGTCGGCGAAGCGGGAGGCGTTCGAGGCGGTGGAACGGTTCTTCGGCACCACCCGGGTGATCGTGGACGGGGTCGGGTTCGAGGTCTATCTGCGGGTGCTGCTGGCGCCCGTTGACGGCATCTGTCTGGGCCGGCGGGTTGCCTTGATCACCGACACGGACGTGGCGCCCGATCAGCCGGAACCACCCCGGCTGCAGTCGCTGCGGAAGCTGCCGCGCGGCTGGCATTCTCCTGGCGAGCTGCACCTGGCCGCGGCGCCGAGGACGCTGGAGCCGGCCCTGTGGTCGCAGAACAACATCACCGCCTTGCGGGCGGCGTTCCTGCTCTGTGCGCCGCACTCGCAGGACCGCTGGGGGCAGGTCGTTGAGGCGACGGATCCCGCCCTGGCGTTCGGGGAGCTGTTCGTCCCGAAGACCAGCCGGACCGTCACAGGCACGGACGGAGAAATCCTGAAGGGCACCGAGATCTCCAAGGGCCGGTTCGCGCAGGAACTCGCCGACGTGCTGGCCGACCGGGTGGTGCCGTTCACGGTGCCCGAGTACCTGGCGGGTGCCATCCGTTTCATCACCGCCCAGGACACGAGCACGCCTGCAGTGGGCGCGCCATGA
- a CDS encoding UvrD-helicase domain-containing protein, which produces MTTPQQTDPVRADAEKQQQAAMAVAAPAYVAACPGAGKTHVITNRHLQSPWQRLRKGRALISFTRVARDQMARRCRSAGRADLVQAPHFIGTLDSFLWEFLVKPRRAARPAPRLLESWASIKAPVEGTDREINLHRFPMTVDPSYSEAREAVAWDKLDYDTRQLLKDTSYSRAQWEKKIFETRKAWCDEGYLTGHEARVLALWNLRHAKTAAALLPPLLSRFAEVVVDEAQDCSAADLAILQLLHDAGLPLVLVGDPDQAIYAWRGAEPQALQSFAAQLSPAPHRLTGNWRSSPVICRLASTLRTGQRPPDTSVVRDDDIPVLVLPTRFADSGSRHLHAPTGAGIVDAFRTLAQEYAVPAKDCLVTAYKYATLPGITREKPNTKAITSLAWARTVTHTPGASGDDLARACAVAVRVLFGYWYPGETGGPDRIMADHRLSAGQVNRTAFAFLHSLPAPHREWGPQVWQAMKAWPALPGAAPQGGKGRPAGRPTVSRLQAATGIRTNIVHQLKGDEADGVLLLLPDAGSVQRWATADPATDEVLRVWYVAVTRARRLAAVALPDEESDQLARLLTERQVPVRVA; this is translated from the coding sequence ATGACGACGCCTCAGCAGACGGATCCGGTGCGGGCCGACGCCGAGAAGCAGCAGCAGGCCGCCATGGCCGTGGCCGCGCCTGCCTATGTGGCCGCTTGCCCAGGTGCGGGCAAGACGCATGTGATCACCAACCGGCATCTGCAGTCGCCCTGGCAGCGGCTGCGGAAGGGGCGGGCACTGATCTCGTTCACGCGGGTGGCGCGGGACCAGATGGCCCGGCGCTGCCGCTCGGCGGGCCGCGCCGATCTGGTCCAGGCGCCGCACTTCATCGGCACGCTCGACTCGTTCCTGTGGGAGTTCCTGGTCAAGCCGCGGCGGGCGGCCCGGCCGGCGCCCCGTCTGCTGGAATCCTGGGCGAGCATCAAGGCCCCGGTGGAGGGCACGGACCGGGAGATCAACCTGCACCGCTTCCCCATGACGGTAGATCCCTCCTACAGCGAGGCGCGCGAGGCGGTTGCCTGGGACAAGCTCGACTACGACACCCGCCAGCTCCTCAAGGACACCTCCTACAGCCGCGCGCAGTGGGAGAAGAAGATCTTCGAGACCCGCAAGGCGTGGTGCGACGAAGGCTATTTGACCGGGCACGAGGCGCGGGTCCTGGCCCTGTGGAACCTGCGCCACGCCAAGACCGCCGCCGCTCTGCTGCCCCCTCTGCTCTCCCGGTTCGCGGAAGTCGTCGTCGATGAGGCACAGGACTGCTCCGCCGCCGACCTGGCGATCCTTCAGCTGCTGCACGACGCCGGCCTGCCGCTGGTCCTCGTCGGCGACCCGGACCAGGCCATCTACGCCTGGCGCGGCGCCGAACCCCAAGCTCTCCAGTCCTTCGCCGCTCAGCTCTCCCCCGCCCCGCACCGCTTGACCGGCAACTGGCGCAGCTCCCCCGTCATCTGCCGGCTCGCGTCCACCCTGCGCACGGGGCAGCGCCCACCGGACACCTCCGTGGTGCGCGACGACGACATCCCCGTCCTCGTGCTGCCCACCCGGTTCGCCGACTCCGGCAGCCGGCACCTGCACGCCCCGACCGGTGCCGGCATCGTCGACGCCTTCCGCACGCTGGCCCAGGAGTACGCCGTCCCGGCCAAGGACTGCCTGGTGACCGCCTACAAGTACGCCACCTTGCCGGGCATCACCCGGGAGAAGCCCAACACCAAAGCCATCACCAGCCTGGCCTGGGCCCGCACCGTCACCCACACCCCGGGCGCCAGCGGCGATGACCTCGCCCGGGCCTGCGCGGTCGCCGTGCGCGTCCTGTTCGGCTACTGGTACCCGGGCGAGACCGGCGGCCCCGACCGCATCATGGCCGACCACCGTCTCTCGGCCGGACAGGTCAACCGCACGGCGTTCGCCTTCCTGCACAGCCTGCCTGCGCCCCACCGGGAATGGGGGCCGCAGGTCTGGCAGGCCATGAAGGCCTGGCCCGCTCTGCCCGGGGCTGCTCCGCAAGGCGGCAAAGGCCGCCCCGCCGGAAGACCCACCGTGTCGCGCCTCCAGGCGGCCACCGGTATCCGCACCAACATCGTCCACCAGCTCAAGGGCGATGAAGCAGACGGCGTCCTGCTGTTGCTGCCCGATGCCGGAAGCGTCCAGCGCTGGGCCACCGCAGACCCGGCCACCGACGAGGTCCTGCGTGTCTGGTATGTCGCCGTCACCCGCGCCCGCCGCCTGGCCGCCGTCGCCCTGCCCGACGAGGAGAGCGACCAGCTGGCCCGGCTGCTGACCGAGCGGCAGGTACCGGTCCGCGTCGCATGA
- a CDS encoding ImmA/IrrE family metallo-endopeptidase, with amino-acid sequence MLALARESRGMTQVDVAAAMTKAAPAGATVVSQGYVSRAESGRLVVADDRLQLYAAALGYPVDLLCLDPRVSGVGVGLIHHRKRASLSSSALRRIHAQLALVRLQVTGLVQAAAAADVPHRFSRMLLDDFTTAKDAARQVRRAWGLPRGPVADVIAAIEEAGGLVVMRSLGSELLDAVSQWDDLQVPLVLVNDHAPGDRCRFSVAHELGHLVMHPAPGTSSEQEKQADAFAAEFLMPAADIRRAFADGVDLARLAELKRVWRVSMSALLRRALTLNAITEWQYRTVMVEMSALGYRTAEPVEVEPERPMRVPALVDVLLSDRGLAIDEAAACARLLPEDFKRLYVAGDRSLSPEPLRR; translated from the coding sequence ATGCTCGCGCTCGCGCGCGAGTCGCGGGGCATGACGCAGGTCGACGTGGCCGCCGCCATGACCAAGGCCGCGCCTGCCGGTGCCACGGTGGTGTCCCAGGGATACGTCAGCCGCGCGGAATCGGGGCGCCTTGTGGTCGCCGACGACCGTCTCCAGCTGTATGCCGCCGCCCTGGGCTACCCGGTAGATCTGCTGTGCCTGGATCCCCGGGTGAGCGGGGTGGGGGTGGGACTGATCCATCACCGCAAGAGAGCCTCTCTGTCGTCCTCGGCGCTGCGCCGCATCCACGCCCAACTCGCCCTGGTGCGGCTGCAGGTGACAGGCCTCGTGCAGGCCGCCGCGGCAGCGGACGTGCCGCACCGCTTCTCCCGCATGCTCCTGGACGACTTCACGACGGCCAAGGATGCGGCCCGCCAGGTGCGCCGCGCCTGGGGCCTGCCCAGGGGGCCGGTGGCGGATGTGATCGCCGCGATCGAGGAGGCCGGCGGCTTGGTCGTGATGCGGAGTCTCGGCAGTGAGCTGCTGGACGCGGTCAGTCAGTGGGACGACCTCCAGGTCCCGCTGGTCCTGGTCAACGACCATGCGCCGGGCGATCGTTGCCGCTTCAGTGTCGCGCACGAGCTGGGCCATCTGGTGATGCATCCCGCGCCCGGCACGTCGAGCGAGCAGGAGAAGCAGGCCGACGCGTTCGCCGCGGAGTTCCTGATGCCGGCGGCCGACATACGGCGGGCGTTCGCCGACGGTGTGGACTTGGCGCGGCTGGCGGAGCTCAAGCGCGTCTGGCGGGTGTCGATGAGCGCGCTGCTGCGGCGCGCGCTCACCCTGAACGCCATCACCGAATGGCAGTACCGCACGGTGATGGTGGAGATGTCGGCGCTCGGCTACCGCACGGCCGAACCGGTCGAGGTGGAGCCGGAGCGGCCCATGCGCGTGCCGGCGCTGGTGGACGTCCTGTTGTCCGACCGGGGCCTGGCGATCGACGAGGCGGCCGCGTGCGCCCGCCTTCTTCCCGAGGACTTCAAGCGCCTGTATGTGGCAGGCGACCGCTCGTTATCCCCTGAGCCGCTTCGAAGGTGA
- a CDS encoding patatin-like phospholipase family protein — protein MTRTLGLALSGGGSRAAAFHLGCLRALHDRDLLDRIRVVSGISGGSLLAALWAYGPPDFADFDARTTDLLRSGLQLDIARQAFAPSAVIRNLTAAARAGTRQLFTRATDVSVARPANRTDALAAVLARTAFATATMADVTHPGLDVVLTATDLATTNAVRFGSARSGCSRYGTITEPVHVATAVAASAAYPAFLPALERTFTFQHPGGHHEQHTVLLTDGGVYDNLGLSVLEPGRSPHHTQHVYDVPFLIACDAGVGELPLQTPHFMTGRLSRSFVTVHRKAQDSARSRLHEWAASGRIDGFALAYLGMKDHRLPAPPADLVPRSAVATYPTNFRAMNRTHFDAITTRGEQLMRTVLPMYVPSSQY, from the coding sequence ATGACCCGAACCCTTGGCCTTGCCCTGTCCGGCGGAGGCTCCCGCGCGGCCGCCTTCCACCTCGGCTGCCTGCGCGCCCTGCACGACCGCGATCTCCTCGACCGCATCCGCGTCGTCTCCGGCATCTCCGGCGGATCCCTGCTCGCCGCCCTATGGGCCTACGGCCCGCCCGACTTCGCCGACTTCGACGCCCGCACCACCGACTTGCTGCGCTCCGGCCTGCAACTCGACATCGCACGACAGGCGTTTGCGCCCTCTGCCGTCATCCGCAACCTCACCGCCGCCGCCCGTGCCGGCACCCGCCAACTGTTCACCCGCGCTACAGACGTCAGCGTCGCCCGTCCCGCCAACCGCACCGACGCGCTCGCCGCCGTCCTGGCCCGCACGGCCTTCGCCACCGCCACCATGGCCGACGTCACCCATCCCGGCCTCGACGTCGTCCTCACCGCCACCGACCTGGCCACCACCAACGCGGTCCGCTTCGGCAGCGCCCGCAGCGGCTGCTCCCGCTACGGCACCATCACCGAGCCCGTCCACGTCGCCACCGCCGTGGCCGCCTCCGCCGCCTATCCCGCCTTCCTGCCGGCTCTGGAGCGCACCTTCACCTTCCAACACCCCGGCGGACACCACGAACAGCACACTGTGCTGCTCACCGACGGCGGCGTCTACGACAACCTTGGCCTGTCCGTCCTGGAACCCGGACGCTCACCGCACCACACCCAGCACGTCTACGACGTGCCCTTCCTCATCGCCTGCGACGCCGGCGTGGGCGAACTCCCCCTGCAAACACCGCACTTCATGACCGGCCGCCTCAGCCGCTCCTTCGTCACCGTCCATCGCAAAGCCCAGGACTCCGCCCGCTCCCGCCTGCACGAATGGGCCGCCAGCGGGCGCATCGACGGCTTCGCCCTGGCCTACCTAGGCATGAAGGACCACCGCCTGCCCGCACCGCCCGCCGACCTCGTCCCGCGCAGCGCGGTCGCCACCTACCCCACCAACTTCCGTGCCATGAACCGCACTCACTTCGACGCCATCACCACCCGCGGCGAACAACTCATGCGCACCGTCCTGCCGATGTACGTGCCCTCCTCCCAGTACTGA